In one Massilia endophytica genomic region, the following are encoded:
- a CDS encoding DUF4845 domain-containing protein, with protein MVAIDKQRGISLVSLILVLAILGFVGLIAAQVFPTYTEYRSVQSAVEKAKTAGSTPAEIKASFDKSAEVNYITSIKGSDLIITREESGMEVSYAYDKKVHLFGPASLLLEYKGTTSKNGMPATAPAQ; from the coding sequence ATGGTAGCAATCGACAAGCAGCGCGGCATTTCCCTGGTGAGCCTGATCCTGGTGCTGGCAATTCTCGGTTTCGTGGGCCTGATTGCGGCCCAGGTCTTCCCGACCTATACCGAATACCGCTCGGTGCAGTCGGCGGTGGAAAAGGCCAAGACGGCCGGCAGCACCCCGGCCGAGATCAAGGCTTCCTTCGACAAGAGCGCGGAAGTCAACTACATCACCTCGATCAAGGGTAGCGACCTCATCATTACCCGCGAAGAGAGCGGAATGGAAGTGAGCTACGCCTACGACAAGAAAGTGCACCTGTTCGGCCCGGCCAGCCTGCTGCTGGAATATAAAGGCACCACCTCGAAGAACGGCATGCCCGCAACGGCGCCCGCGCAGTAA
- the lepB gene encoding signal peptidase I, with product MSLQGILSNFALILFVLMVITGVIWCLDVFYLAKKRRIAANKALAEYDARTAKLTADGIKVEQNGARAQIEHALLRQPTWIEYSGSFFPVIALVFFLRSFLYEPFKIPSSSMVPTLLVGDLILVNKFTYGIRLPIINEKIVQINDPQRGDVMVFKFPRDMSQDYIKRVIGVPGDKIVYENKRLTVNGKPLDYKPLDDYLEEGSESLTYKKQFAENLTGIEHRILNDDRAPAFIRANVKDFPHSENCSYTYEGFTCVVPPGNYFMMGDNRDNSEDSRFWGFVPDKNIVGKAVAVWMNLSNPRRIGGIH from the coding sequence ATGAGCCTCCAAGGTATCCTGAGCAACTTCGCCCTGATCCTGTTCGTGCTGATGGTGATCACGGGCGTGATCTGGTGTCTCGACGTCTTCTATTTGGCCAAGAAGCGCCGCATCGCCGCCAACAAGGCCCTGGCCGAGTACGACGCGCGCACCGCCAAGCTGACGGCGGACGGCATCAAGGTGGAACAGAACGGCGCCCGCGCCCAGATCGAACATGCCCTGCTGCGCCAGCCTACCTGGATCGAGTACTCGGGCAGCTTCTTCCCCGTGATTGCGCTCGTGTTCTTCCTGCGCTCCTTCCTCTACGAGCCCTTCAAGATTCCTTCGTCCTCGATGGTGCCGACCCTGCTGGTGGGCGACCTGATCCTGGTGAACAAGTTCACCTACGGCATCCGCCTGCCCATCATCAACGAGAAGATCGTGCAGATCAACGACCCCCAGCGCGGCGACGTAATGGTGTTCAAGTTCCCGCGCGACATGAGCCAGGACTACATCAAGCGCGTCATCGGTGTTCCCGGTGATAAAATTGTGTATGAAAACAAGCGCTTAACGGTGAACGGCAAGCCGCTGGACTACAAGCCCCTGGACGATTACCTGGAAGAGGGCAGTGAAAGCCTTACCTACAAGAAACAATTTGCGGAGAACCTGACGGGCATCGAACACCGCATCCTGAACGACGACCGCGCGCCCGCCTTTATCCGCGCCAACGTCAAGGACTTTCCGCACAGCGAAAACTGCAGCTACACCTACGAAGGCTTCACGTGCGTCGTTCCGCCAGGCAATTACTTTATGATGGGCGACAACCGCGACAATAGCGAAGACAGCCGCTTCTGGGGCTTCGTGCCGGACAAGAATATCGTCGGCAAGGCGGTCGCAGTCTGGATGAACCTGAGCAACCCGCGCCGCATTGGCGGGATCCACTGA
- the lepA gene encoding translation elongation factor 4 has protein sequence MKNIRNFSIIAHIDHGKSTLADRIIQLCGGLSEREMEAQVLDSMDLERERGITIKAQTAALQYKARDGQTYNLNLIDTPGHVDFSYEVSRSLSACEGALLVVDASQGVEAQTVANCYTALDLGVEVVPVLNKIDLPNADPPTAIAEIEDVIGIEAGDAVHCSAKTGLGVDEVLEAIIAKVPPPKGDPEAPLQALIIDSWYDAYVGVVMLVRVVNGTMRPKEKIRLMATDSVQLVEDIGIFSPRSVSLPELSAGQVGFVIAGIKELKVARVGDTITTAAKPAEAPLPGFKEVQPQVFAGLFPVEANQYDALRDSLEKLKLNDAALMFEPEVSQALGFGFRCGFLGLLHMEIVQERLEREFDMDLITTAPTVVYEVEQRDGTILNVDNPSRMPDPSRITEVREPIVTVNLYMPQEYVGSVITLCIAKRGIQLDMSYHGRQVKLVYEMPMAEIVLDFFDKLKSTSRGYASMDYEFKEYRAADVVKVDMLINSEKVDALAIIVHRANAPYRGRAVAAKMRELIPRQMFDVAIQAAIGSNIISRENVKAMRKNVLAKCYGGDITRKKKLLEKQKAGKKRMKQVGSVEIPQEAFLAILQVEEK, from the coding sequence ATGAAGAACATACGCAATTTTTCCATCATCGCCCACATCGACCATGGCAAATCCACGCTGGCTGACCGCATCATCCAGCTGTGCGGCGGCCTGTCCGAGCGCGAGATGGAAGCGCAGGTGCTCGATTCGATGGATCTGGAGCGCGAGCGCGGCATCACCATCAAGGCCCAGACGGCAGCGCTGCAGTACAAGGCCCGCGACGGCCAGACCTACAACCTGAACCTGATCGACACCCCCGGCCACGTGGACTTCTCCTATGAGGTGAGCCGCTCCCTGTCCGCCTGCGAAGGCGCGCTGCTGGTGGTGGACGCCTCCCAGGGCGTGGAAGCCCAGACCGTGGCCAACTGCTATACCGCGCTGGACCTGGGCGTGGAAGTGGTGCCGGTCCTGAACAAGATCGACCTGCCGAACGCCGATCCGCCCACCGCCATCGCCGAGATCGAGGACGTGATCGGCATCGAGGCGGGCGACGCCGTGCACTGCTCGGCCAAGACCGGCCTGGGCGTGGACGAGGTGCTGGAAGCCATCATCGCCAAGGTGCCGCCGCCCAAGGGCGACCCGGAAGCGCCCCTGCAGGCCCTCATCATCGACTCCTGGTACGACGCCTACGTGGGCGTGGTGATGCTGGTGCGCGTGGTGAACGGCACCATGCGCCCGAAAGAGAAGATCCGCCTCATGGCCACGGACTCCGTGCAACTGGTGGAAGACATCGGCATCTTCTCGCCCCGTTCCGTTTCCCTGCCCGAGCTGAGCGCGGGCCAGGTGGGCTTCGTCATTGCGGGCATCAAGGAACTGAAGGTGGCCCGCGTGGGCGACACCATCACCACCGCCGCCAAGCCTGCCGAAGCGCCGCTGCCCGGCTTCAAGGAAGTGCAGCCGCAGGTGTTCGCGGGCCTGTTCCCGGTGGAAGCGAACCAGTACGACGCCCTGCGCGACTCGCTGGAGAAGCTGAAGCTGAACGACGCGGCCCTGATGTTCGAGCCGGAAGTATCCCAGGCCCTGGGCTTCGGCTTCCGCTGCGGCTTCCTCGGCCTGCTGCACATGGAGATCGTGCAGGAGCGCCTGGAGCGCGAGTTCGACATGGATCTCATCACCACGGCGCCGACCGTGGTGTACGAAGTGGAGCAGCGCGACGGCACCATCCTGAACGTGGACAACCCGTCCCGCATGCCGGACCCCTCCCGCATCACGGAGGTGCGCGAGCCCATCGTTACCGTGAACCTCTACATGCCGCAGGAGTATGTGGGTTCCGTCATCACCCTCTGTATCGCCAAGCGCGGCATCCAGCTGGACATGAGCTACCACGGCCGCCAGGTGAAGCTGGTGTACGAGATGCCGATGGCCGAGATCGTGCTGGACTTCTTCGACAAGCTGAAGTCCACCTCGCGCGGCTACGCCTCCATGGACTACGAGTTCAAGGAGTACCGCGCCGCCGACGTGGTGAAAGTGGACATGCTGATCAACAGCGAGAAGGTGGATGCGCTGGCCATCATCGTGCACCGCGCCAATGCGCCTTACCGCGGCCGCGCCGTGGCGGCGAAGATGCGCGAGCTGATTCCGCGCCAGATGTTCGACGTGGCCATCCAGGCCGCCATCGGCTCCAATATCATCTCGCGTGAAAACGTGAAGGCGATGCGCAAGAACGTGCTGGCCAAGTGCTACGGCGGCGACATCACCCGTAAGAAGAAACTGCTGGAGAAGCAGAAGGCCGGCAAGAAGCGCATGAAGCAGGTGGGTTCGGTCGAGATCCCACAAGAAGCATTCCTGGCAATCCTACAAGTGGAAGAGAAATGA
- a CDS encoding glutaredoxin family protein encodes MQFTLYSRSYCHLCQDMLDALNALQTPEKPFTVQVIDVDEDPKLVERFDELVPVLFASLDQPEICHYFLDENKVRAILASL; translated from the coding sequence ATGCAATTTACCCTCTACTCGCGCAGCTACTGCCACCTCTGCCAGGACATGCTGGACGCCCTGAATGCCCTGCAGACTCCCGAAAAGCCCTTCACCGTGCAGGTGATCGACGTCGATGAAGACCCGAAGCTGGTGGAGCGCTTCGACGAGCTCGTTCCCGTGCTGTTCGCCAGCCTCGACCAGCCCGAGATTTGCCACTATTTCCTGGACGAAAATAAGGTACGTGCCATTTTGGCATCTTTGTGA
- a CDS encoding DegQ family serine endoprotease: protein MSALLISAGVLFAPALMGAAPAAVAAPAVAGLPDFADIVDRVSPAVVNIRTTERLKMRDMPDEDEMQEFFRRFFGGQMPRGQAPRNNRRQAPQQEQEVQRGVGSGFIISADGYVLTNAHVVAGADEVYVTLTDKREFKAKVLGSDVSTDVAVLKIDGARLPVLTIGDSSKIRPGEWVLAIGSPFNLESTVTAGIISAKARDTGEYLPLIQSDVAVNPGNSGGPLLNMRGEVIGINSQIATLSGGYNGISFAVPIDEAMRVADQLKKSGKVTRGRIGISLSEVSREVADALGLKGARGAEVAMVEEGGPAAKAGLKPGDIIVKFGGAEIARSTDLPRLVGNTAPNTKTSVTVWREGAMVDLPITVAERESDQPTKGKPGERSKPKAEGPSNALGFKVSDLTAAQRKELGVTGGVMVDAAEGRAAGAGLRPGDVLLQLNSTAIVSAAQFNAMVSKLDPAKPAVVLVRRGEAASHIVIRPAAK, encoded by the coding sequence ATGTCGGCGCTGCTGATCAGCGCGGGAGTACTGTTCGCGCCTGCCCTCATGGGCGCCGCCCCGGCGGCCGTGGCCGCTCCGGCCGTGGCCGGCCTGCCGGATTTCGCGGACATCGTGGACCGTGTCAGCCCCGCCGTGGTGAACATCCGCACCACGGAACGCCTGAAGATGCGCGACATGCCGGACGAAGACGAAATGCAGGAGTTCTTCCGCCGCTTCTTCGGCGGCCAGATGCCGCGCGGCCAGGCGCCCCGCAACAACCGCCGCCAGGCCCCGCAGCAGGAGCAGGAAGTGCAACGCGGCGTGGGTTCGGGCTTCATCATTTCGGCGGACGGCTACGTGCTGACCAACGCCCACGTGGTGGCGGGGGCCGATGAAGTCTATGTCACCCTGACCGACAAGCGGGAGTTCAAGGCCAAGGTGCTGGGTTCGGACGTGAGCACGGACGTGGCCGTGCTGAAGATTGACGGCGCCAGGCTGCCCGTACTGACCATCGGCGACTCCAGCAAGATCCGTCCGGGCGAATGGGTGCTGGCGATCGGCTCGCCCTTCAACCTCGAAAGCACCGTCACGGCGGGCATTATCTCGGCCAAGGCGCGCGACACGGGGGAATACCTGCCCCTCATCCAGAGCGACGTGGCGGTCAACCCCGGCAACTCCGGCGGTCCGCTGCTGAACATGCGCGGCGAGGTCATCGGCATCAATTCCCAGATCGCCACCCTGTCCGGCGGTTATAACGGCATTTCCTTCGCCGTGCCGATCGACGAGGCCATGCGGGTGGCCGACCAGCTGAAGAAATCGGGCAAGGTGACCCGCGGCCGCATCGGCATTTCGCTGAGCGAAGTGAGCCGCGAGGTGGCGGACGCCCTGGGCCTGAAAGGCGCGCGCGGCGCCGAAGTGGCCATGGTGGAAGAGGGTGGTCCGGCAGCCAAGGCCGGCCTGAAGCCCGGCGACATCATCGTGAAGTTCGGCGGCGCCGAGATCGCGCGCTCCACCGACCTGCCTCGCCTGGTGGGCAATACCGCGCCCAATACCAAGACCTCCGTCACCGTGTGGCGCGAAGGCGCCATGGTGGATCTGCCGATTACCGTGGCCGAGCGCGAATCCGACCAGCCCACCAAGGGCAAGCCGGGCGAGCGCAGCAAGCCGAAGGCCGAGGGCCCGTCCAATGCCCTGGGCTTCAAGGTGAGCGACCTCACGGCCGCCCAGAGGAAGGAGCTGGGCGTGACAGGCGGCGTGATGGTGGACGCGGCGGAAGGCCGTGCCGCGGGCGCGGGCCTGCGTCCTGGCGACGTGCTGCTGCAGCTGAACAGCACGGCCATCGTGAGCGCGGCGCAGTTCAACGCCATGGTGAGCAAGCTCGATCCCGCCAAGCCTGCCGTGGTGCTGGTGCGGCGCGGCGAAGCGGCATCCCATATCGTGATCCGCCCGGCGGCCAAGTAA
- a CDS encoding sigma-E factor negative regulatory protein: protein MNSSKHLQENISAMLDGELPDSEVELTLAALALPEGQDAWHTYQLIGDLLRADQPGSELSKDFHARLNARLAQEEAPAAAPEAAPLKRAAPAAT from the coding sequence ATGAACAGCTCCAAACACCTGCAAGAGAACATCTCGGCCATGCTGGACGGCGAACTGCCGGACAGCGAAGTCGAGCTGACGCTCGCCGCCCTGGCCCTGCCGGAAGGACAGGATGCCTGGCACACCTACCAGCTGATCGGCGACCTGCTGCGCGCCGACCAGCCGGGATCGGAGCTGAGCAAGGACTTCCACGCCCGCTTGAATGCCCGCCTGGCCCAGGAGGAGGCCCCCGCCGCCGCCCCCGAGGCCGCCCCCTTGAAGCGCGCCGCCCCCGCCGCAACATAA
- the rpoE gene encoding RNA polymerase sigma factor RpoE, with the protein MTTDREGDQLLVERVQAGERQAFDLLVSKYQRRLMRLVSRIVHDPAEAEDVVQETFIKAFRALRHFRGDSAFYTWLYRIGINTAKNFLVNQGRRPPTSTEADLEAAAQGEGEPLRDINTPESVLASKQIAATVNEAMDALPLDLRTAIVLREIEGLSYEEISAIMGCPIGTVRSRIFRAREVIAEKLRPLLDMPVDKRW; encoded by the coding sequence GTGACGACAGACCGTGAGGGCGATCAATTGCTGGTCGAGCGAGTCCAGGCAGGCGAGAGGCAGGCCTTCGACTTGCTGGTTTCGAAGTATCAGCGGCGGCTGATGCGGCTGGTGTCGCGCATCGTGCACGACCCGGCGGAGGCGGAAGACGTGGTGCAGGAAACCTTCATCAAGGCTTTCCGCGCGCTGCGCCACTTCCGGGGCGATTCGGCGTTCTATACCTGGCTGTACCGGATCGGCATCAACACCGCGAAGAACTTCCTGGTGAACCAGGGACGGCGCCCGCCCACCTCGACCGAGGCGGACCTGGAGGCGGCGGCCCAGGGGGAGGGCGAGCCGCTGCGCGACATCAATACGCCGGAATCGGTATTGGCCAGCAAGCAGATTGCGGCCACCGTGAACGAGGCGATGGACGCGCTGCCGCTCGATTTGCGGACCGCCATTGTGCTGCGCGAGATCGAAGGCCTGAGCTATGAGGAGATTTCCGCCATCATGGGCTGCCCCATCGGCACGGTGCGCAGCCGGATTTTCCGGGCGCGGGAAGTGATTGCGGAAAAATTACGTCCTTTATTGGATATGCCGGTTGACAAGCGCTGGTAA
- a CDS encoding protein YgfX — translation MSGAIALSLVIRASPRLRLLRAGFGLTLAAGGLVQLPSWPGGVLLACALTTLLALCRPVKPVGIDISGVGRIRLTVYQQQGVAVRLLPGSTFWPWLMLLRLEGGRIRWLLVLPDSVAPDGFRRLALALRAIAARG, via the coding sequence GTGAGCGGTGCGATTGCCCTATCCCTTGTCATCCGTGCTTCGCCCAGGCTGCGGCTGCTGCGGGCCGGTTTTGGCCTGACGCTGGCGGCGGGCGGGCTGGTGCAGCTGCCGTCCTGGCCCGGCGGCGTGCTGCTGGCCTGCGCGCTGACCACGCTTCTTGCGTTGTGCCGGCCTGTCAAGCCGGTAGGCATTGATATTTCTGGTGTCGGGCGAATCCGGCTGACGGTATACCAGCAGCAAGGCGTGGCGGTGCGCCTGCTGCCCGGCTCGACATTCTGGCCCTGGCTGATGCTGCTGCGCCTGGAGGGCGGGCGCATCCGCTGGCTGCTGGTGCTGCCGGACAGCGTGGCGCCGGACGGTTTTCGCCGGCTGGCGCTGGCGTTGCGGGCGATAGCCGCACGCGGCTGA
- a CDS encoding IS110 family RNA-guided transposase: MQNADDGLYVGIDVSKKSLDVDSLPLSHRAQFPNDAGGHQNLKARLLQLQPRWIVVEASGGLEMELVSVLATAGLPVAVINPKQARDFAKAIGVLAKTDQVDAIVLARFGQAVKPALRPIKDGELRHLEDVLTRRRQLVDMLTAEKNRKLQATALIAKEINEHIEWLEQRIKGTNGDLGRAIKESPLWHAKADLLSIPGVGSITVATLLAQLPELGTLNRREIGALVGVCPYSRDSGKMRGKRRIWGGRASVRAVLYMATLVAIRHNPVLKSAYARLLAAGKLKKVAIVACMRKLLVTMNAMLHNNERWAATLD; encoded by the coding sequence ATGCAGAACGCAGACGATGGGTTGTACGTCGGGATCGATGTCAGCAAGAAGAGTCTGGACGTCGATAGTCTTCCGCTGTCACATCGGGCGCAGTTCCCCAATGACGCGGGTGGTCATCAGAACCTGAAAGCCAGGTTGTTGCAGCTACAGCCGCGATGGATCGTGGTGGAGGCGAGCGGCGGTCTCGAAATGGAATTGGTCAGCGTACTGGCAACTGCGGGGTTGCCAGTGGCGGTCATCAATCCCAAACAGGCCAGGGATTTCGCCAAGGCCATTGGCGTGCTTGCGAAAACTGACCAGGTCGATGCCATTGTTCTGGCCCGCTTCGGGCAAGCGGTCAAACCGGCACTGCGTCCAATTAAAGACGGTGAGCTACGCCATCTGGAGGACGTTCTGACTCGAAGACGCCAGTTGGTCGATATGCTCACAGCTGAGAAGAACCGAAAGCTGCAGGCGACCGCTCTCATTGCAAAAGAGATCAATGAGCATATTGAATGGCTCGAGCAGCGTATCAAGGGCACCAATGGTGATCTGGGGCGGGCTATCAAGGAAAGTCCGCTATGGCACGCTAAAGCCGACCTGCTCTCCATCCCCGGCGTAGGCTCCATCACCGTCGCAACCCTGCTGGCGCAGTTACCCGAGCTTGGCACGCTCAATCGGCGCGAAATCGGTGCGCTGGTTGGCGTCTGCCCATACAGCCGTGACAGCGGCAAGATGCGGGGGAAGCGAAGAATTTGGGGTGGCAGGGCATCGGTACGGGCGGTCCTCTACATGGCCACCTTGGTCGCCATCCGACACAATCCCGTCCTCAAAAGCGCCTACGCCCGGCTGCTCGCGGCAGGAAAACTCAAGAAAGTAGCCATCGTGGCTTGCATGCGCAAGCTGCTCGTCACCATGAACGCCATGTTGCATAACAACGAGAGGTGGGCAGCAACCCTCGATTAA
- the fabF gene encoding beta-ketoacyl-ACP synthase II, producing the protein MSSKNRRVVVTGLGCVSPVGNTIAEAWSAITEGKSGIANITKFDAAPFSTRFAGEVKGFNVEDYLDAKEARHMDTFIHYGMAAGIQAIQDSGLVVTEENADRIGVIIGSGIGGLPMIEEQKEDYDKRGPRRISPFFVPASIINMISGNLSIKYGMRGPNLAIVTACTTGLHSIGAAARLIEYGDADIMVAGGAESTVSPLGLGGFASARALSTRNDDPATASRPWDQDRDGFVLGEGAGVMVLEEYEHAKARGAKIYAELLGFGMSADAYHMTSPLEDGSGGSKSAVAAIRNAGINPDQVNYVNAHGTSTPLGDVAEVVGIKRTFGEHAKNMVVSSTKSMTGHLLGGAGGLESVFTVLAIHHQVVPPTINIFNQDPACDLDFCANTARNMQINYAVKNSFGFGGTNGSLVFGKI; encoded by the coding sequence TTGAGTTCCAAAAACCGTCGTGTAGTGGTAACCGGCCTCGGCTGCGTTTCCCCGGTCGGCAATACGATTGCCGAAGCGTGGAGCGCAATTACCGAGGGTAAGTCCGGTATCGCTAACATCACCAAGTTTGATGCAGCGCCGTTCTCGACCCGCTTTGCAGGCGAGGTCAAGGGCTTCAACGTCGAGGACTACCTCGACGCCAAGGAAGCCCGCCACATGGATACCTTTATCCACTATGGCATGGCAGCAGGCATTCAGGCGATCCAGGATTCCGGTCTGGTCGTCACCGAAGAGAACGCCGACCGCATCGGCGTGATCATCGGCTCCGGCATCGGCGGCCTGCCGATGATCGAAGAGCAGAAGGAAGACTACGACAAGCGCGGTCCGCGCCGTATCTCCCCGTTCTTCGTCCCGGCCTCGATCATTAACATGATCTCCGGCAACCTCTCGATCAAGTACGGCATGCGCGGTCCCAACCTGGCGATCGTGACGGCCTGCACCACCGGCCTGCACAGCATCGGCGCGGCGGCCCGCCTGATCGAGTACGGCGATGCCGACATCATGGTTGCCGGCGGCGCGGAATCGACCGTGTCGCCGCTGGGTCTGGGCGGTTTCGCCTCGGCCCGCGCCCTGTCCACCCGCAACGACGACCCCGCGACCGCGTCCCGCCCCTGGGACCAGGACCGCGACGGCTTCGTGCTGGGCGAAGGCGCCGGCGTCATGGTGCTGGAAGAATACGAACACGCGAAGGCGCGCGGCGCCAAGATCTACGCCGAGCTGCTCGGCTTCGGCATGAGCGCGGACGCTTACCACATGACCTCGCCGCTCGAAGACGGCAGCGGCGGCAGCAAGTCGGCCGTGGCGGCGATCCGCAACGCGGGCATCAACCCCGACCAGGTCAACTATGTGAACGCGCACGGCACCTCGACGCCCCTGGGCGACGTGGCCGAAGTGGTGGGCATCAAGCGCACCTTCGGCGAGCACGCGAAGAACATGGTGGTGTCCTCCACCAAGTCCATGACCGGCCACCTGCTGGGCGGCGCGGGCGGCCTGGAGTCGGTGTTTACCGTGCTGGCGATCCACCACCAGGTGGTGCCGCCGACCATCAACATCTTCAACCAGGACCCTGCCTGCGATCTGGATTTCTGCGCCAACACCGCGCGCAATATGCAGATCAACTATGCCGTGAAGAACTCCTTCGGCTTCGGCGGCACCAACGGCAGCCTGGTCTTCGGCAAGATCTGA
- the acpP gene encoding acyl carrier protein: MSDIEQRVKKIVAEQLGVAEADIKNESSFVDDLGADSLDTVELVMALEDEFEMEIPDEQAEKITTVQQAIDYATAHVKA, from the coding sequence ATGTCGGATATCGAACAACGCGTTAAGAAAATCGTCGCTGAGCAACTGGGCGTCGCTGAAGCAGACATCAAGAACGAATCCTCCTTCGTGGATGACCTGGGCGCCGATTCTCTGGACACCGTTGAACTGGTGATGGCACTGGAAGACGAATTCGAAATGGAAATCCCTGACGAGCAGGCTGAGAAGATCACCACCGTGCAGCAAGCCATCGACTACGCTACCGCCCACGTCAAGGCCTAA
- the fabG gene encoding 3-oxoacyl-ACP reductase FabG yields the protein MNLSKQVALVTGASRGIGKAIAQELARQGAIVVGTATTEAGAEAISAYLAEIGPEAGKGLMLNVTDVERCNAVIDEIGKTYGAVGILVNNAGITQDNLAMRMKDEEWDSVISTNLSAVGRLSRAVLRGMMKAKTGRIINITSVVASSGNPGQMNYAAAKAGVEGMSRALAREIGSRNITVNSVAPGFIDTDMTKVLGEDQHAALLTQIPLGRLGKPEDIAAAVAFLASPAAAYITGTTLHVNGGMYMN from the coding sequence ATGAATCTGTCCAAGCAAGTTGCGCTGGTGACGGGCGCCTCGCGCGGCATCGGCAAGGCCATTGCCCAGGAGCTCGCGCGCCAGGGCGCCATCGTGGTCGGCACCGCCACCACCGAGGCGGGCGCGGAAGCCATTTCCGCCTACCTGGCCGAGATCGGCCCCGAGGCAGGCAAGGGCCTGATGCTGAACGTGACCGATGTCGAGCGCTGCAACGCTGTCATCGACGAGATCGGCAAAACTTACGGTGCCGTGGGCATCCTGGTCAACAACGCGGGCATCACCCAGGACAACCTGGCCATGCGCATGAAGGACGAGGAATGGGACAGCGTCATCTCCACCAACCTGTCCGCTGTGGGACGGCTGTCCCGCGCGGTCCTGCGCGGCATGATGAAAGCGAAGACTGGGCGTATTATTAATATCACTTCGGTGGTGGCGTCTTCCGGCAACCCCGGCCAGATGAACTACGCGGCGGCGAAAGCCGGCGTGGAAGGCATGAGCCGCGCGCTGGCGCGCGAGATCGGCAGCCGCAACATCACCGTCAACAGCGTTGCCCCTGGCTTCATCGATACCGATATGACCAAGGTGCTGGGCGAAGACCAGCATGCAGCCCTGCTGACCCAGATTCCCCTGGGCCGCCTGGGCAAACCGGAAGACATCGCAGCAGCGGTCGCATTCCTGGCGTCCCCGGCTGCGGCCTACATCACCGGCACCACGCTGCACGTGAACGGTGGCATGTATATGAATTGA
- the fabD gene encoding ACP S-malonyltransferase — protein MSKFAFVFPGQGSQAVAMMEGFAGNPVVEQTIAEASDALNFDLGKLMAEGPKEELDLTTNTQPVMLTAAVAAYRAWIAAGGAVPSVVAGHSLGEYSALVAAGVIDFKDAVPLVRFRAQAMQEAVPVGQGTMAVVLGLSDDDVRASCAEAAAADPSQVVEPVNFNAPAQVVIAGHTAAVEKACEIAKAKGAKRAMKLPVSAPFHSSLLKPASDRLRDYMANIKFKAPQIALINNVDVAVVNDPAGIKDALVRQAASPVRWVETMQKVAADGIVNVIECGPGKVLMGLTKRIDASLVGDAITDQASLERLLASLK, from the coding sequence ATGAGCAAATTTGCATTCGTATTCCCCGGCCAGGGCTCCCAGGCCGTCGCCATGATGGAAGGCTTTGCGGGCAACCCTGTGGTGGAGCAGACCATTGCCGAAGCCTCCGATGCACTGAACTTCGACCTGGGCAAGCTGATGGCCGAAGGTCCGAAGGAAGAACTGGACCTGACCACCAACACCCAGCCCGTGATGCTGACCGCCGCCGTGGCCGCCTACCGCGCCTGGATTGCCGCCGGCGGCGCCGTCCCTTCCGTGGTCGCGGGCCACAGCCTGGGCGAATACTCCGCCCTGGTCGCCGCGGGCGTGATCGATTTCAAGGACGCCGTTCCCCTGGTGCGCTTCCGCGCCCAGGCCATGCAGGAAGCCGTGCCCGTGGGGCAGGGCACCATGGCCGTGGTACTCGGCCTGTCGGACGACGATGTGCGCGCCTCCTGCGCCGAAGCGGCTGCCGCCGATCCCTCGCAAGTGGTGGAGCCGGTGAACTTCAACGCGCCCGCACAGGTGGTGATCGCGGGCCATACCGCCGCCGTGGAAAAAGCCTGCGAGATCGCCAAGGCCAAGGGCGCCAAGCGGGCCATGAAGCTGCCGGTGTCCGCGCCTTTCCACAGCTCGCTGCTCAAGCCCGCTTCGGACCGCCTGCGCGACTACATGGCGAACATCAAATTCAAGGCCCCGCAGATCGCCCTGATCAACAACGTGGACGTGGCCGTGGTGAACGACCCGGCCGGTATCAAGGATGCGCTGGTGCGCCAGGCCGCGAGCCCCGTGCGCTGGGTCGAAACCATGCAGAAGGTGGCGGCCGACGGCATCGTGAACGTGATCGAATGCGGTCCGGGCAAGGTGCTGATGGGCCTGACCAAGCGCATCGACGCCAGTCTGGTGGGTGATGCGATCACCGACCAGGCTTCGCTGGAACGCCTGCTGGCTTCCCTTAAATAA